The genome window TTCTATATTTTCTAATTGCAATTATCACTTTAATAGCCCTctaattatttcttaatcaCATAATTACTTGGGGACTACTCAAAATACTTGGGCTCCAAGTTTTACAACTTGGGCCCCAAGTTCCGTCCCGATAAAGCTTATGATAGTGTACCACGGGTTGTTCTTTGGAGATGTTTAACAGCGCGAGGGATTCCGGCGGTGTATATTCGAACCATACAAGATATGTATTCAGCGGCGGGGACATGTGTTCGGACACCTGTTGGTGATACTCAGTATATTCCAGTTGAGGTAGGGCGTCATCAAGGGTCGGTATAAAGCCCCTtgcttttcataattgtattgGATGTGATTACTCGTGACATTCAAGCTCCTATACCTTGGTGCATGCTTTTTGCTGATGATATTGTATTAGTAGCTGAGTCTCGGACCGAGGTTAATGTCAACCTCGAACGGTGGCGTACATCGCTAGAGGGTTATGGATTGCGATTGAGTCGTTCTAAAACTGAGTATTTATGGGCCAATTTCAGTGAGGAGATTCATGAGGAGGATGTAATTGTATGCATCGCGGAGGTCCGTGTACCACAAACGAGTACTTTTAAATATTTGGGTTCGATGATTCAGAGTAATGGTGATATTTCTGCGGATGTGACTCATCGTATTTTGACAGGATGGTTACGCTGGAGGTCTGCTACTGGTGTGTTGTGTGACAAAAATGTACCGTTGAAGTTGAAGGGTAAATTTTATCGGGTGGCAATTAGACCGTCATTACTATATGGTTCTGAGTGTTGGCCATTGTGAAAAGTTCAGGAGTGTCGACTAGAGACAGCAGAAATGCGCATGTTGCGTTGGATTTGTGGTAACACCATGACAGATCATATACCGAGTGTTACTTTTCGCCGTCTTTTAGGTGTTGAGCCTATCTCTAAGAAAATAAGGGAGGGCGTTTACGTTGGTATGGACATGTTAGGCGTAAATGTAATTCAGCGCCGGTTCGAAGAGTTGAACACTTATCGGTTCGGGGCAAGAGAAAGAGAGGTCGGCCCCGTCGCACGTGGTctgatcaattaagtttggacTTGGGAGCCCTAAATCTCACGGGGGATATGACATTTGATAAGAATGATTGGCTACGGCGTATTAAAGTAGTTGAGACTCGGTCTCGTGGTTTACAGAGGTTTTGAGTATTGGGGTGTTATGCTTTAGGAAGAGGTTTGCACCAATCTCTCTTCTCCCACGCCTTTATCCTTGCAATTGTTTCCTCCACCGGACTTTGCCACTGCTGATGGGTAATGTTTCGGTAAGTCTCATGTGAATAAGGCCATGAGCTAAGGTATTGTAATAATATTGTATCACACACCCTTTTAattattgtgcactaagccgggggtcttcacaGAAACAACCTCTCTACTTTAAAGGTAGGGGCAGGGctgcgtacattttaccctcctcagaccctgctctaagcgggaataCTGAGTACGTATGGTATGGTATGGTATGGTACTCAGCTCGATTCCTATTTTCTCGTATCggtttttttttctaataaatacaaatattttaataactaaataccagtataaaaataattaaatatatagattattaattataatattctcCTGACTAATTcccaaattaataaaataataaagataaaataattatctcGGGTATAACATAATATTTGCTCACGAGTCGATAACTAAATAAAAACTCGAGGTTACCCTATTCTTCGTATAAACAAGACTCTCAAATATAGTCTAAATATCTAGCACGCACAATCTAACGCCGTGTGTTTTCTACAATCTTTTCTCAACTACAATGTAGctctttttgctaaataaataattaaactacCCAGCTACATTTTTCGTACCGgtgaatataattaaactacccagctatatttattatattataataaatattatttttttgcaaCATTTCTTAATATCTATGGCAACATTTTAGAATATTGTTGTTATGGAAAAGAACAAATATACCTTCTGCAACAATTAGCAACGGCAACAGTAGGCTAAAACGTTGGGAAAAGCCATCTATGGTGTAGGGTAATATTAGCGAGTCCCGAAACTTAAAAATTTCGCGTTTACTGATTATATTCATGTAAATGAATCTTTCTAATCACTAACAACACCAAATTTTATTTCTTGATTAGAGAATCCACACAACTACATAATCTTAATAAAATATTCTGTACCACATAATAATAAATCtagaattaattaatatttcgaCATAGtaatcatttaaataaaataatttttacactCAGGTACTTGTAAATTTTTCGGTtgttacaaaaaatatttgtgtattaagtcatctagagagagaaaaaatatgaaattgtgGGTCCACAATGTACATATGATGGAAGTATACGTCGTAATTTTAACTATGATTATAATCTACCATATCAACGTACGACGCTTCTTTATACTTACGACGCACATAGAAAATTATGACGGTTTTTCGAACTTATTAGTTGAGCAAAAATGACACAATTTttaatttccgtcgtaaatagctagtgtcatatcaaaatttaagtttATTTCCAAAAGCGTCTAACCACTTTCATGTGATAGGTTTAAAATAAAAGGAACAAGGTGTGTGAGCTTTCTATACTTTGGTATTATCTTAAGTATAGAAAGTCATaagataagtttaaaataaaaagcaaaagcATTTTGTGCACTAATAAACATCAGCATTAATATAAAAACATTGATCAAATAATGACCATAAAATAGCAATATAGGCACACAATAAGAAAACCAAATATTTCCAGTTATAAACTAATgtatattcaattattcatgGCTTTTGTGCCACATAGAAGGGTGAACATTCTAGTAGAAAGACATCACATTCTTATTATCAATGAGACAATCATCTTCATCAACTTCCTTCAATTCTGCaccctcttgttcatgttggatCTGTAGTAGTTGTCGGTGTAGTCTCCCTATGCTTGTCAGACAATATTGTGGGAGCATGGATCTCTTTCTTCTTGGAACTTTGAAGCTAAGTAGATCAGGTTTTTCTGAAATTACCAAATCAGTAAAAAAGATTCATAAATCGTTTGTAAGTGAGATATATACAAGATATTCTACACATTATACAAGATATATTATGAAGTTCTTTTTGTCCCTAAGTAAGTTATACTAGTATTTTACTTGATGTTAGCATTCATATGTAACAAATTGTGGTGCACATATTTCAACATTCCATCATTTTCATTGAAGTTTAAGTGTCTAACCTGCAGTACTTGGCTCATGTATCTTAGCTGATCCATGCCTAGGAATGTAGTCAGCAAGAGTTCCTTGTACTCGCCACCTAGTACCACAGGCGTTGCATAAAACTGGCTTCTCAGCTGGGCCAGTTCTCCAGAGTCCTGTTTCTGTTCCATTGAACACAATAAATATAGCTTATGCTAACacataacaaaatatattaagaaagaAAAGGCACAAAACAGAGAAAGCTAATTAAAAACAAGGATCACTCAATGACTGATTCCTAAACATACTCCACAACTTGACTTCTTAAGCTAAACTTCCTAAAATATCAGACAACTGGAATAGCTCAAACAAATATCAGACATTATTTATTGGGTGTTGGCCCTCTAGTCTCGCAATTTGGGAGGAAAAGGCCCCAAACATTAGTATCAGAAAAGATGGCCATGATCTAtcattttttcattcaaaacgTTAGATCGTGTAGCGTCTATTCTGTGTTTCGTTTTAACGCTACACGATCTAACGCTGCACTATCTAGCGTTAGAAGCCCTAGACGCTAATATATGTAGTGTGTTTTACTGCTAAAACCCTAGATCGTTTAGCGTTTTGCAGTGATTTTCAATCCTTGAAACCTTAGATTATCAAACATTACTAAATGATATTTGGGGCCATTTTTTTGAACTCTGATATTTTGGGCATTAGCTATAAGTTTTATGATATACGGGGCCCTTTTTCTTATTTCTCATCCCAAGTTTGGGATTAATAATCCAACAATTCCCCCCTAATCTCGAACTCTGTTGGTTAATTCTCTGACTCCTAGAAGATTCCACATTTTTTCAAACTTAACAGTCATGACCAGACCCTTTGTCAAGCAGTACTCTGCTCTCCTTCCATGGAACACCATATTCTTCGCCAAATCAATGGCTGATCATTTATTGTCAATATATAGAGTAACTGGACCAAAACAAAATCAGCCGAAATTTGACTCAAAACATTACTCAGCCAGATACCTGACAGGCTGCTGCAGCAGCCGCCATGAATAGGGCTTCACATAAAGACAATGCCACACATCTCTATTTTTGAGACACCCAGGAGATTAGACTTTCATCCACACAGGCACCCAAATCACTGTCAGAAAACCTAGTAATGATACTATTTCCACCATTCTTTGTATAAACCAATCCATACTGAATAGACCCTCTTATATATAGCAGTATTAGTTTCACAGCACTCAAATGAATAAACCACTACTTGACTTATTAAGCTAAACTTCCTAAAATATGGAATAGCTTGAACAAATATCAGACATTATTTCTCATACTAATTTTGAGATTAATAATTCAATAGGCTCATGCCACAAAAGAAGTGACATGAGGATACAATAATATTGTATAAGGAGTGGGAGaataattttagaattaatgtaaaaaaatattatacttaattttgttatcatatagattttaacttagtttttgaatattatgaCTTAATTTCCAtactaaatatcatataaatttgggaaaaatttaaattaatataataagatataatcaataaaaaaaatttgaatttcaaaagagAATTCATTTAACGATGTAGTTGAAAAGAAtggatttcaaaataaaattaatatatatttgcgaCAAGTATAAGTTATAAGAAAATGATTTTATGATATGATTactcaataaaaatttatttgaatcttttaaaaatttatcaaaatagaATTCAGAATACCGGTGAAAgtgaaactaataaaaatataaatttatgagtAAAAGTAAATTTTGTAGAATTGATTCATCTAAAATGTTGAACAATTTTCTATTGAAAAAGGacttgataaataagaaaataaaatagtgtCACTAAGAAACAGATTTTCGattcaaatatatcatattccaCTCTTTACCAACATATGTTATAGAAATCTATCATACATAAAAGTTTTTATGTCAAGAAATGCAAGTTTTGAGACTGAGAAAGACTTACCATCAATCCCACAATGAAAGCAAGCTTTTCTAACCATGATGATAACAAATATCTGTGTATTAAGTCCTGAGAGAGAAAAGTAGTGCGACAACAATTCAAATATTAGAAATTTGTACATAAACAAAACCCGTGTATATATTTCTTAAGTTTTACGGAGAGAGAGATAAGTAGTGTCACTATGAcaacaattcaaatattaaaaatacctACATAAACATgaaccagatctgattatttcAAACACATAATCGTGTGATTATACAGGAAAAAGGTGTTGGAACAAAATTACCCGAcaagaaataattgaaaaatgaaattatttaaCAATCTTTCAATCAATTGAAATGAAAAAGTAAACAATACCTCAACTATACGAGAAATGCACTCCAATATACAAGACCACAACAGGCACACAAGGTTGAAGGACCTGTCTTGTATTTATAAGTGCAAAAGAAACTTATGATTATCAAAAATCttgcaaaaagtcaaaaatttagtcaaaataaaagtataaaatttgaaaagtacAGCAAAAAGAATCCAAGATACAACTTTCAACTTTCGCTTTCTTATTTTGTGTTGGTGTATTTCAGTTTTTTATCTATaacttagtattttttttttctatttctaCTTTTAACAGGggagaatataaatataatagtcTACGTGTAGGTGATTTGAAGATATGATGAGAtcaattatttgaataaaaaattcaaaaattatgtcAATAAGATTCTTCGCACATTATCTTTCTTATTAATTAtcttataatttcttatttCTAATTATGGGttcattatctatattttttaatataaaacccaacagtgtataataaataatactgtaaaaaataaataagtgattctatacttaaataatatcaaacaagtcaaactcaaaaataagaaaggttccaatatttaaattaattatatatatatatatatatatatatatatatatatatatgaactctTCCGTTTTCTTTCCTTGGCATAGTatgttaattcataatttattttttggtcCTAACACTTTCTTTGATGAATGTAATAGCAAAAGATACATGTACAAtttattttaactaattttattaatatttaatattatcaaatattgAGTACCCTTGttttgactacaaattaaaatGCTAGCACTTGTTTACGTATAATATGAGTAAGAATATGGGTCTCGTTAGATACCTATATGTgtatgtttggttcaaatgaTTAGTGGagtattactttttattttaaaaaatatccttatattaataatattaaaaaataatttataatgcaACAAAAAATATAAGTTTTATTAGTCTTAGAATGTTGCccctatatattatttatgacttTGATATAAATGTTTTATAAACCAGGGCTTGGGAATAATCAGAGTTTTCAATTATAAAAGTCAACCaatctataattttattttcacaaccaatatatagatataaaatTCTATACATACCGCTCTCTACACTCTCTCCCTCTCTACAATAGTCTCTATTGGTCACTTTTTCCCGTCTACTCCTTTATTCTCCTCTGTCCATGTGTTCTCTCTCCCTATACCACCACCTCTCCAACTCTGGGAAACCCTATCGAATATATATAGGTATGAAGTTTCTTAGGTTTTGAaggatatatatttatttaagatttgtTTGGGAATCCTTGAAGAAGAATTACCTTTGACCAAGCTTACGAGGAAGAATCATAAGTGTGaaggaaatattatatatgaggAAAGCTTTCAAGAATTAGATCATAGGTCAGTATCCGCTCCAATTCTAGCATTCCTAgcaatcaaggagattttgtaatTTAGGGCGGTGCTTAGGATTTTTGTATTGATGCAACATGGTAAACTGATCATGTATGCTTTAACTAAAGCCAAACCTCACTAGTAGAATTACCCTATTTTCGATTTAGAGCTAGTAGTTATACATGATCTCGCTATTGCAGTTTGTGTTGGCACATTAATCTTAAactcatttattatttattttatatgtacttTGTTTGAGAGTCTAGAGATGTAGCCGTTTGTTTCAGTCAGCAGTTAGTAGAAAATAAAGGTAGTGGAGTTGAGATAGGAAGCAGTAGGTAGTTTTTAGCCACCTTGTGAGCGTGGtcatgtattttatttatgtctGCATGCAGTTAATGAAAAGTGTGAGTTTTACCTTGCATGTACTGAGTTTCTCTGCGCACACACTTCTgatatacaaacacatatattgCTTCTGTGCAAACTTAGTTTTAATAGTTTGGAGACATTAGTTAAATCGAGTAAATTGTGAAATATTCGCGGATCATACGAGTCTGAAGTATTTTTACACTCATAAAGAGTTGATTATAAGAAAAAGAATGTGGTTGAAGTTAATTAAGGTATATGATTACACCATCAACTATCATCCTAGAAAGGCTACTGTAGTAGTAGCAGATACTTTAGCAGATACCTTGAGCAGAAAAGATAGCTTGAATATGCTAACGATGACCAAGGAATTATTCAAAGAGTTTGAGAAACTAGAAATTAAAGCATGttttatggcaaaaaaaaagagaagaaaataaagtatgtaACTTGGATGCTATACATGACATGCTAtgcaaaataatttttcaaccCGAACATTTGGAAGGAATACAGAAATGCAAAGATGAAGTACTGATGAATCAAGGAATGGATGGGTTAAGCAGAGGAGAGATATGTACATCAAGTGTCCATCGTAAGTTGTTAGGACGGATAACAGATCTGTCGTAAAGTAGCTTAGTTAAATAGTTTcccttaatttaaaatttttttcaaaaagtaccAATTCTTACACTGACGTCGTTTTACTAGAGCTTACGACATAGAGAACATAGTCCGTcataatattaatgaatttaaatttgcTAATTCACCAACCGTAATTAATGTCAACAGCCACATTTAAATTGACCGTTgcagaataatatatttaaatttgttgTCCGTTAAGTTAGTTTGAACAATCAACCGACAGCTATGGCCTCCCCTTCTTCTTTCTAATTAAACTTCACTTTTCTACCAAAGAAAGATAATTTTCTCTGCGATTTCACAAAAAATATGGTATAACAACAACGATCATCCCTCCGATCAATGTAAGTATATGATAAATCTTTACTTATTCTTTAATAAGTAAAGATTCTAATAGAAAGACATCACATTCTTATTATCAATGAGACAATCATCTCCATCTTCGTTTGGTGTCTTTTCTGCACCCAGTTGTTCATGTTGGATCTGCAGTAGCTGTCGGTGTAGTCTTCCTATGCTTGTTAGACAATACTGTGGGAGCACGGATCTCTTTCTTCTTGGAAATTTGAAGCTTAGTAGATCAGGTTTTTCTAAAATTACCAAATCAGTAAAAAAGATTCATAAATCGTTTGTAAATGAGATATATACAAGATATTAATTCTACACATTATACCACCATGTTGGAgtaatatttgttaatttaaGCTTAagtgttatttaattaaatatagcttttattttatatgaaataacAGCAAGAATAAGTCTCGTAAGTTGCTTTTATTTCTCAGAATTTATAGCCACCACCTTAGGTGTGCACCTACTAgttttttagattttatatacATTGTTAGTCTTTAGTTTTAAATGACAAGTAGTAGCAGTTTTCCTTCCCCTACACAAATGAATTAGTTAATAAGTTTGTTTGGCTATACATGTTTAAAAAGTAAAGATGACGTTCTAGAAccaactaaaaaatttaaagtgCGGTTTGGGTATACTCTACAACCGAACGGAGTTGTCGAACGTCGAAATATATATAGGACAATGGTTGCATTGACAAGGAGCTTCTTGaaggagaaaaaaaaaagctatCTACGTTTTGGGGAGCGGTTAGACACTGGTGTAAATTTCAAACAGATTGCCCACTCGTGTTTTGAATGGAGAGACACTATATGAAGCTTGGAAAGAGAAAAAACGTCAGCTCAATTTTAGAAGATTTGAAGAAAGCAAAAGCTGGAACTATGATCAACATGAAACAGAAGGTATTATGGGTAATAAAGTACACTGTCAGAATTGTTGGAAGGGGTTTTGAGCAGAAAAAAGGCATCGATTATACAGAGGCGTTCGCGCCGGTTACAGGACTAGAAACAGTATTGTTTCTAGTAAACAGACTAGTCTGTTTACTGCTAGCACTGTCAGCCAATGGATGTGAAGTTCACCATCTTCACGAGAAAATAGATTATTTGAATGGTGAACTAGTTGAATAAgtctatatatatgtaactcAACCAGGGTGTTTCGTGAAAAGAAATCAAAAGCGCATGTTCTATACATGTTGTTAAAAGCACTTTACGGATTAGGCCAAGCCCTAGGGGCCTCAGATGCTCGTCTTAACAAATGTCTAAAGGATTTGGGTTTCTAAAGATGCCCATATGATGAGCATGTTGTATACACAAGAAAGGAAGGTGATGAATTTTAATCATAGCTATTTATGCAAACATCATGAAGTTTAAAATTAAAGTAGACGAGAATACGGAAAAATgggtaaatataaaattatgaggATTCGGGTGCGGGACATTCGACATATATTAACatagtaaatatatatgtagtatatatatttcaggagtttcatttaaattatactaaatatatagtCAACTAAAATAGTTGATTATCCTTAATAATATTTGTCATTCTTACTTGATAATACAAATGATGCATTTTAACGTACTTAATCGATTATGTGTTTATGTATCTTCAATAATTTCTTTCACTCGTGGGTGAGAGCCAAGAAACCCCAAAAAATCCCGTGCACTCAAGAATCCGTAAGTATCGAGTGCGTAATGCGGCAGGTATATAAGTACTTTATTCTGGGGAGAAGCCCATTGTGCTACACTATAAAGCAGCAAAGAGAATACTCCGTTAAGTTAAAGTAACATTGGATTATGGGCATGTATACTTCAAAGATGTTGGACATTACATTTTATCAGGCTATTCCTAGAGTAAATTAGCTGGTAATGATAATGATAGAGGAAGCATAGAGGGATTGTGTATTACCTTAACGAGAACCTACTTACATGAGTGCCTCAAAATCGAAGGTGtgtcactactagaaaaaaggccttagacatcggctaaaaccCGATGTCTATCTAAAATTCGACCGATGTCTTCGCGTGTGATGTTAAAGGTACCCGTGCAAAGACATCGGCTAAAATCTGATGTCTAAACTGGGATTACACAGCGCTTCTGGGTGTACCTCATGTCTAAGATCccatttttgttataaaattaaCTACTTCAAGATCAATATTAGGCGCATTAGGTGTAGTAAAACATATCAGACACA of Daucus carota subsp. sativus chromosome 3, DH1 v3.0, whole genome shotgun sequence contains these proteins:
- the LOC108212307 gene encoding uncharacterized protein LOC108212307, whose translation is MLFADDIVLVAESRTEVNVNLERWRTSLEGYGLRLSRSKTEYLWANFSEEIHEEDVIVCIAEVRVPQTSTFKYLGSMIQSNGDISADVTHRILTGWLRWRSATGVLCDKNVPLKLKGKFYRVAIRPSLLYGSECWPL